AAGCCAAATCGACCACTAGCCACACCTTCGAACATTTACTTACAAATCCGGAAATAATAGAAATGTTTATTCTTCTAAAGAATGGGCAAAGCATAACTCCGGATGGGAGGTGGGGCGAAAAATGGAGCCTATAAAAGAATTTCAACTATTAAATTGCTATAAATTTCTATTCAAGCTATACTTGAAGTAGTGAAAATAAAAATAAATAATAGAAATGCATGAATGACATAATAGATCAGTGGTTGAATAAGACATTTGGTAAGAAGCGGGAAAGCGAGCATGTACAGCATCACGAACAAAAAGCACAACATCCAGGGCTATGGAGCCAAAAGTCACAACCTCATAATCAGGGAGACGGGAAGCAGCGTTCAAAGAAACGTTTTTTTAACAAATCAAAAAATAAATCTGCGGTTCAACAACCACGTAATAATACAAATCAGGGGCCTCAAAAAGAGAGTTCTAATAACAACAATAGGAAAGATATGAAACAAGAGAATAAGATGCAAAAACATCACGAAAAAGAAGAAAGAAAACAACCTTTATTTAAAAATCAAAAGGTTAAAAAAGGCGTGCTTCGCATAATCCCAATGGGAGGGCTGAACGAAGTCGGTCAAAACATGATGATCTTCGAATACGAAGAAGACATTATTTTAGTCGATATGGGATTTATGTTCCCGGACGACGATATGCTTGGAATAGATTATGTAGTACCGGATACTACTTACCTCGAAGAGCGCAAAAAAAACATACGAGCGGTAATAATCACGCATGGACATTTGGATCATATTGGAGGGATTCCATATATGATTGAGAAGCTCGGTTATCCACCAATGTATGGAACCAAACTTACTATGGGTCTTGTTGAAAAAAGGCTTGAGGAGTTTAAAATGGTCGATAAAGTCGCACGGCACGTCATCCATCCGGATGATCAGCTTAAATTTGGAAATTTCAAATTAGACTTTTTCCGTGTAAATCACTCAATTCCAGATGGAGTTGGTGTGTATTTTCAAACTCCCGGTGGGACGGCTGTTCATACCGGAGATTTCAAATTTGATGAAACCCCTGCGGACGGAATTGCAGCACAGATAGACAAAATGATGGCAATTGGCAAGCACGGCGTAGACGTACTTCTTTCAGATAGTACAAATGCACTTAAGCCCGGCCACACTGTCTCGGAAATGGTCATAGGTGACACTTTGGACGAAATTATAGGCGGGACTCACTCTAGGATAATTATCGCATCCTTCTCGTCACTTATAGGGAGGATCGGGCAAATTATCGCATCTGCCAAAAAATATGACAGAAAAGTCTTTGTATCCGGCCGCTCAATGCTAAACAATATCGATATCGCATCAAAACTCGGCTACTTAAACGTACCGGAAGGTATGATCCATCCAATCAAACGTGCAAATGACGTCCCTGACAAAAACTGCCTCGTCTTAACGACAGGTGCTCAGGGCGAGCCGATGTCGGCACTTACCCGTATTTCAATGGGAAATCACTCTGACATACAGATCAAAAAAGGCGATAAGGTTGTAGTGTCCGCAAGCCCAATCCCCGGAAATGAAAGGGCTACATCTAGTGTAATCAACAATCTGGCAAAAGCCGGGGCTCAAGTTATTCATCATAAAATTATGGACGTGCATGTATCAGGTCATGGTCAAAAAGAAGATCTTCGCCGCATGATTCAATACATTAAGCCAAAATATCTGGCGCCGATTCATGGAGAATTTTTTATGAGACAAGCTCATGGGGAAATTTTCGTTGAAGAAGGGTACTCTCGCGAACAAGTGCTTATGGCGGAAAATGGAAAAATCATCGAAGTGCAAAATGGTAAAGCCGAACTGGTCAAAGAATCTATTCCTTCGAAATACATATTGATCGACGGGCTGGGTATGGGTAGCTCTGATCACGCTATAATTTCAGATAGAAAATTCATGTCTGAAAATGGCGTTATGATGCCACTCATCACTATTCACACTAAATCAAAAAAACTCAAAGGCGACATCGACATGGTCTCTCGCGGATTTATTTATATGGATGAATCCAAAGAAATCATGCGCAACCTACAGGAATACACAGCAAAGGCGTACAACGAGATAATGAGAAAAGATCCGAACGCAAAACGCAGCGAGATCAAATCATACATCCGCCAAAAACTCGACAAACGAGTCCACCAACTCATCGCTAGGCGCCCACTGATAATCCCAATTATCATCGAAGCCTAAGCCGAAACTTTACATCCAAAAAAAACACCACGTCATTAGGAATCAAAATGGACTTTTGACTCCACACAGAGCGCTTTCAGTAACTTTTGTATATATAAGTGTGGTTCTCAAATCCTTATGTCCAAGGAATTTTTGAATATACGAAATACTAACTCCACTTTCCAAAAGATGCGTCGCAAAACTATGTCGAAGCGAATGAAAGGACGCATTTTTCATAACCCCTGAGTTCTCCAAACTTTTTTTAAATATCTTTTGCAAAGTTGCAACACTTAACTTGCCACCCCTCCGACTTTCAAATAAATACGTCATCCGATTTCGCGAATTCACTCCAGCGCACTTCCACCTAACAATATCCGCAATCTCAATCAACAATTTATCAGGTAAAATCGTGAATCTATCGCGCCCACCTTTTGCATTGCGCACATGAATTAATTTCCTTTCAAAATCGAGGTCACACAATTGCAATTTCGTCACCTCAGAAACACGAAGACCAGCCCCATAAGCAAGACTAATAATCAATTTATGTTTAGGATTTTTTGTAACCTCTATGCATTTCAAAATCTCATTTTTGCTCAAAACAACAGGTAGGCGCTTTACTTTTTTAGCAAAACTAACACGAATTTTACGCTTCGATTTCGCCACACGTTTATAAAAAAACTTAATCGCGCAGAGGTAAACATTTAGCGTCGAAGACGCCACCCCTCTGTCCGCTTTATATTTCAAAAACATTTTAATATGAGCATAAGAAGGCGTTTTCAGCATTCCACAATATTTAATTGTAGAAAAATATTCTTCCAAACAATGGGTATAAGCTTCGATCGTCCGCTTACTAAAACCGGTGATCGCAAGTTCATTTGAAAAATAATGCCATTCACGAACCATACGTTTAACGTAAACAGGCCCTTGCCCACTCTCATTAAGCCTTTCAAAAAAATCTTCCGTAGCCATAAATAATTGTTAATAAATATTCCAAATACGCTGATCACATATACCAAACGAAATTAAAATTTCTTTAAAATCCAAAAGCGCATCTTAAAAAAAAACTCTAAAAAAACATCTCGCTTACCCGAACTTAGCTATCAATATTAAAACTAATTTACAATAAAAAAACGACCAAACGGCTACCACAAGCCATCCTCTGAAAGGAGACTGTGTACCGCAAGTCACTCCACAACTATGTAATAGCAAAGTATTATTACAACTCAGGTTTATCCTTTTCGCAACCCAAAAAGCTCGCCCAAACCAAGCAAACAAGCCAAACTAAACTTCCAACCTCAAATCTATTCCACCTAAACCTGAGTTAAGTGAAATAAATTTTACCTTTATGAAACCAAACGCATACATTCTAGATTGGACAATGAATGAATACAGCCGTCTGCTTGCTCAGCTAAAAGAGCAGGGTTTTGATTTTCAGAAGGAAGAAGGTGAAGAACACGTGCGTGTCGATGTCCCATTTTTTCGCTGGGAAGAGTTTGCTAATTTAGTTCAGCCACAACTAAATGCACCTTACAATTACGTGGACATCAAATATCCAGAGGAAAACAAACTCATCATTATTTTCGGCGCAAAGAGGTTTGTAATCACTAACAAAGAAGAAAATGAGGCCGCGAAAAAATGGGCCATCGACTCAGGTTTACCAACGGCGCAAGCAGACTGGTCTAATTGGTTTAAGTAAGACGGTAAAATTTACATCACTTAACACGCAGTATGCGGCTACAGTTTGCT
This portion of the Candidatus Peregrinibacteria bacterium genome encodes:
- a CDS encoding ribonuclease J, which gives rise to MNDIIDQWLNKTFGKKRESEHVQHHEQKAQHPGLWSQKSQPHNQGDGKQRSKKRFFNKSKNKSAVQQPRNNTNQGPQKESSNNNNRKDMKQENKMQKHHEKEERKQPLFKNQKVKKGVLRIIPMGGLNEVGQNMMIFEYEEDIILVDMGFMFPDDDMLGIDYVVPDTTYLEERKKNIRAVIITHGHLDHIGGIPYMIEKLGYPPMYGTKLTMGLVEKRLEEFKMVDKVARHVIHPDDQLKFGNFKLDFFRVNHSIPDGVGVYFQTPGGTAVHTGDFKFDETPADGIAAQIDKMMAIGKHGVDVLLSDSTNALKPGHTVSEMVIGDTLDEIIGGTHSRIIIASFSSLIGRIGQIIASAKKYDRKVFVSGRSMLNNIDIASKLGYLNVPEGMIHPIKRANDVPDKNCLVLTTGAQGEPMSALTRISMGNHSDIQIKKGDKVVVSASPIPGNERATSSVINNLAKAGAQVIHHKIMDVHVSGHGQKEDLRRMIQYIKPKYLAPIHGEFFMRQAHGEIFVEEGYSREQVLMAENGKIIEVQNGKAELVKESIPSKYILIDGLGMGSSDHAIISDRKFMSENGVMMPLITIHTKSKKLKGDIDMVSRGFIYMDESKEIMRNLQEYTAKAYNEIMRKDPNAKRSEIKSYIRQKLDKRVHQLIARRPLIIPIIIEA
- a CDS encoding tyrosine-type recombinase/integrase → MATEDFFERLNESGQGPVYVKRMVREWHYFSNELAITGFSKRTIEAYTHCLEEYFSTIKYCGMLKTPSYAHIKMFLKYKADRGVASSTLNVYLCAIKFFYKRVAKSKRKIRVSFAKKVKRLPVVLSKNEILKCIEVTKNPKHKLIISLAYGAGLRVSEVTKLQLCDLDFERKLIHVRNAKGGRDRFTILPDKLLIEIADIVRWKCAGVNSRNRMTYLFESRRGGKLSVATLQKIFKKSLENSGVMKNASFHSLRHSFATHLLESGVSISYIQKFLGHKDLRTTLIYTKVTESALCGVKSPF